A genomic segment from Campylobacter concisus encodes:
- a CDS encoding RNA pyrophosphohydrolase, whose amino-acid sequence MQKKYRPNVAAVILSSLYPFKCEILVAKRVDMDDIWQFPQGGIDEGESPKQALKRELKEEIGTDKIDILDEYPQWLSYDFPANAAKKFYPFDGQTQKYFLVRLKNGASINLKTEHPEFSEYKFVDFGRSLEGINHFKKPIYEKVLSYFKEKGYF is encoded by the coding sequence ATGCAAAAAAAATACAGACCAAATGTGGCAGCTGTTATTTTGTCTAGCTTGTATCCATTTAAATGTGAAATTTTGGTCGCAAAAAGGGTGGATATGGATGATATTTGGCAGTTTCCTCAAGGCGGAATAGACGAAGGTGAGAGTCCAAAGCAGGCCTTAAAAAGGGAGCTTAAAGAAGAGATCGGAACTGATAAAATCGATATCTTAGATGAGTATCCGCAGTGGCTAAGCTACGACTTTCCAGCAAACGCGGCAAAGAAATTTTATCCATTTGATGGACAGACGCAAAAATATTTTTTGGTTAGACTTAAAAATGGTGCCAGCATAAATTTAAAGACAGAGCATCCAGAGTTTAGCGAGTATAAATTTGTAGATTTTGGTAGAAGTTTAGAGGGAATAAATCACTTTAAAAAGCCTATTTATGAAAAGGTTTTGAGTTATTTTAAAGAGAAAGGATATTTTTGA
- a CDS encoding aspartate kinase, translated as MLIVQKFGGTSVGTLERIEAVANRVIETKNSGADVVVVVSAMSGVTNQLVEYSEYFSKHPDGVATDMLLSSGEQVTTALLTIALNAKGYACVGMTGAMAGIITDDIHTKARIERIETARLKAELKAGKIVVVAGFQGIDEKGNITTLGRGGSDLSAVALAGALDADLCEIFTDVDGVYTTDPRIEKKAKKLEKISYDEMLELASAGAKVLQNRSVELAKKLNVKLITRSSFNHNEGTLIAKEDDNMEAVLVSGIALDKNQARVTLRGVVDKPGIAAEIFTALAHENINVDMIIQNVGHDGTTNLGFTVPQNELELAKETMQKLSAAKHIEFDDAIVKVSVIGVGMKSHSGVACLAFETLAKEGINIQMISTSEIKISMIVDQKYGELAVRVLHDAYKLDK; from the coding sequence ATGTTGATCGTTCAAAAATTTGGTGGAACTAGCGTAGGAACACTTGAACGCATCGAAGCTGTGGCAAATAGAGTCATTGAGACAAAAAATAGCGGTGCAGACGTAGTTGTGGTAGTTTCTGCGATGAGCGGAGTTACAAATCAATTGGTTGAATATAGTGAGTATTTTTCAAAACATCCAGATGGCGTCGCCACTGATATGCTTTTAAGCTCTGGAGAGCAAGTAACGACCGCGCTTTTAACTATCGCACTTAATGCAAAAGGCTATGCGTGCGTGGGTATGACAGGTGCGATGGCAGGCATTATTACTGATGATATTCATACGAAAGCAAGGATCGAAAGGATAGAGACTGCTAGGCTAAAAGCCGAGCTAAAAGCTGGCAAAATCGTAGTTGTAGCTGGCTTTCAAGGTATAGATGAAAAAGGTAATATCACAACCCTTGGTAGAGGCGGTAGTGACCTTAGTGCAGTTGCATTAGCAGGGGCGCTTGATGCTGATCTATGCGAAATTTTTACCGATGTTGATGGCGTTTATACGACTGATCCAAGGATAGAAAAAAAGGCAAAAAAACTTGAGAAAATAAGCTATGATGAGATGCTTGAGCTCGCCTCTGCTGGTGCAAAGGTACTACAAAATCGCTCAGTCGAGCTAGCAAAAAAACTAAATGTAAAACTCATTACAAGAAGTAGCTTTAATCACAACGAAGGCACATTAATAGCAAAGGAAGATGACAATATGGAAGCAGTTTTAGTAAGCGGAATAGCACTAGATAAAAATCAAGCAAGAGTAACACTAAGAGGCGTAGTTGATAAGCCTGGCATTGCAGCAGAAATTTTTACAGCTTTAGCTCATGAAAACATAAACGTAGATATGATAATCCAAAACGTAGGACATGACGGCACTACAAATTTAGGCTTTACAGTGCCACAAAATGAGCTTGAACTAGCAAAAGAGACTATGCAAAAGCTCTCAGCTGCAAAACATATAGAATTTGATGATGCGATCGTGAAAGTTTCAGTTATTGGCGTCGGCATGAAAAGCCATAGCGGCGTAGCATGTTTGGCATTTGAAACGCTTGCAAAAGAGGGCATAAATATCCAAATGATCTCAACAAGTGAGATAAAAATTTCAATGATCGTTGATCAAAAATATGGTGAGCTAGCGGTTCGCGTACTTCATGATGCCTATAAGCTAGATAAATAA
- a CDS encoding HobA family DNA replication regulator: MQDFIQWTLKAIRDEGPLMSWMEERRVEWTPLLASRLKFLLEGRAFITISDEERRWFEIYLLKKMNHSKSIRPFLPFFSLRSLYPSLDEIETNEQKQLLKDMLSLAFPNGYLFFYIGKSLDRYANLAKSDEDSYMWLFDEQAQNSFTLSSSDENLDVKLISLCKIFDKSIDAALFAKVIL, from the coding sequence ATGCAAGATTTTATTCAGTGGACGTTAAAAGCTATTAGGGACGAAGGTCCTTTGATGAGCTGGATGGAGGAAAGGCGTGTTGAATGGACACCTTTGCTCGCATCTAGGCTTAAATTTTTACTTGAAGGAAGGGCTTTTATAACTATAAGCGATGAAGAGCGAAGATGGTTTGAAATTTATCTTTTAAAAAAGATGAACCATTCAAAAAGCATTAGGCCATTTTTGCCATTTTTTAGCCTAAGATCGCTTTATCCATCGCTTGATGAGATAGAGACAAATGAGCAAAAGCAGCTTCTAAAAGATATGCTAAGTCTTGCTTTTCCAAACGGATACTTGTTTTTTTATATCGGAAAGAGCCTTGATAGATATGCGAATTTAGCCAAAAGTGATGAGGATAGTTATATGTGGCTATTTGACGAGCAGGCGCAAAATAGCTTTACTCTTAGCTCGAGTGATGAAAATTTAGACGTTAAGCTAATAAGCCTTTGCAAAATTTTTGATAAAAGCATCGATGCGGCGCTTTTTGCCAAGGTGATACTCTAA
- a CDS encoding DNA polymerase III subunit delta' has product MLNKIVVTSDFENLKAKLEAEFGVNNLRFFISDDFLLENAKEVIAEAYIAEKDEKILVIHANSFRTEAQNALLKIIEEPPRNIKFIIATQSKNLLLPTIRSRMLIENNLTKKPKITLDLNLKSLSLKELTNFIDQKIADEQAQKFGKNELKELVGVIVTKAVDSGYKFSGDEMDYFFSLIKLADLNAKSHAVLTPLLLTIFQKGRR; this is encoded by the coding sequence ATGCTTAATAAAATCGTCGTTACAAGCGATTTTGAAAATTTAAAAGCCAAGCTTGAAGCCGAGTTTGGCGTAAATAATCTAAGATTTTTTATAAGCGATGATTTTTTGCTAGAAAATGCAAAGGAGGTCATCGCAGAAGCATACATTGCTGAAAAAGATGAAAAAATTTTAGTAATACATGCTAATTCTTTTAGGACAGAGGCTCAAAATGCACTTTTAAAGATCATCGAAGAGCCTCCAAGAAATATCAAATTTATAATAGCAACGCAGAGTAAAAATTTACTTCTACCAACGATTAGATCAAGAATGCTCATAGAAAATAATCTCACCAAAAAGCCAAAAATAACTCTTGATCTAAACTTAAAGTCGCTTAGCCTAAAAGAGCTAACAAACTTTATCGATCAAAAGATCGCAGACGAGCAAGCTCAGAAATTTGGCAAAAACGAGCTAAAAGAGCTTGTTGGCGTTATCGTGACAAAGGCGGTTGATAGTGGGTATAAATTTAGCGGCGATGAGATGGATTATTTTTTCTCGCTTATCAAGCTTGCTGATCTAAATGCCAAGTCTCACGCCGTGCTAACGCCACTGCTGCTTACTATATTTCAAAAAGGACGACGTTGA
- the folP gene encoding dihydropteroate synthase — translation MKFYKINNKSDFDEICKAISPSPAGAKLMYEKSEINFIFIDEIKTPAANILKQDALSVGAELVTHKDTILGKQSLNKALLMATDVQLRQLAKKEKLQDFGLKNLATFLETKFIKPTKPLIMGVANINTDSFNEQSRINTQNGISKIEAMIEAGADYIDLGGVSSRPGSEYCGREEEFRRIKDIVEEIYKINLHEKAKFSLDSFDPYCLEFALSHGFKMINDITANVSLATLAARYDAEFCMMHMQGDPATMQIAPKYNDLIGEISDFFEQKIVLARELGAKKIVLDVGIGFGKTAEQNLLLIKHLEHFLKFDCPLLVGASRKSVINHYYKSEVKERLPGSLYLHLKAFENGAQIIRTHDVAEHRQLFNMHEAMSQATLW, via the coding sequence TTGAAATTTTACAAGATAAATAATAAAAGTGACTTTGATGAAATTTGTAAAGCCATCTCGCCAAGCCCTGCTGGTGCGAAGCTCATGTATGAAAAGAGCGAGATAAATTTTATATTTATAGATGAGATAAAAACCCCAGCGGCAAATATCCTAAAGCAAGATGCTCTAAGCGTTGGAGCTGAGCTTGTGACGCATAAAGATACGATTTTGGGCAAGCAGAGTCTAAATAAAGCCTTACTAATGGCGACAGATGTGCAGCTTAGACAGCTAGCTAAAAAAGAGAAGTTGCAAGACTTTGGACTTAAAAATTTAGCAACCTTTTTAGAGACAAAATTTATAAAGCCGACAAAGCCTCTTATAATGGGCGTTGCAAATATAAACACAGATAGCTTTAACGAACAAAGCCGCATAAATACGCAAAATGGTATCTCAAAAATAGAAGCCATGATCGAAGCAGGTGCAGACTACATCGACCTTGGTGGCGTTAGCTCAAGGCCAGGGAGCGAGTATTGCGGCCGCGAGGAGGAGTTTAGGCGCATAAAAGATATCGTGGAGGAAATTTACAAGATAAATCTACACGAAAAGGCGAAATTTAGCCTTGATAGCTTTGATCCTTATTGCCTTGAATTTGCCCTAAGTCATGGCTTTAAAATGATAAATGATATCACGGCAAACGTCTCACTTGCCACGCTTGCTGCAAGATATGACGCCGAGTTTTGCATGATGCACATGCAAGGAGATCCTGCCACGATGCAGATTGCGCCAAAGTATAACGACTTAATTGGCGAAATTTCAGACTTTTTTGAGCAAAAGATCGTCCTTGCAAGGGAACTTGGCGCTAAAAAGATAGTGCTTGATGTTGGCATCGGCTTTGGCAAGACGGCTGAGCAAAATTTGCTGCTTATTAAGCATTTGGAGCATTTTTTGAAATTTGACTGCCCGCTGCTAGTTGGTGCTAGCCGCAAATCAGTCATAAACCACTACTATAAAAGCGAGGTCAAGGAGCGCTTGCCAGGCTCACTTTATCTGCATTTAAAAGCCTTTGAAAATGGCGCGCAGATCATAAGAACGCACGATGTGGCCGAGCATAGACAGCTTTTTAATATGCACGAGGCGATGAGCCAAGCCACGCTTTGGTAG
- a CDS encoding NADAR family protein — protein sequence MRNLLPPPWIKFPDISPFSIGWRMGCGEDYKFKFNGWLKTLSQDEKRQYEQLFAEPATWRGYWDERLGEDESTLFINGDFVIDLWEREPRYDLKWLKKRYNAGKADKFLLFWGHQKSANLSASCLSQWYASSFWQDETKYICAEQYMMAKKAECFGDKEALKQILSAKDPAQMKALGRQVRGFDAKVWDEVKFCVVLNASYLKFSQNAPLRDFLLQTGSKILVEASPVDKIWGIGLGASDENAQNPMKWHGQNLLGFALMRARDEIAKVYKNVHLCDARELNLDHL from the coding sequence ATGAGAAATTTATTGCCGCCACCTTGGATCAAATTTCCAGATATTAGCCCCTTTTCTATAGGCTGGAGGATGGGTTGCGGCGAGGATTATAAGTTTAAATTTAATGGCTGGCTAAAAACGCTAAGCCAAGATGAAAAACGTCAATACGAGCAGCTCTTTGCCGAGCCTGCGACGTGGCGTGGATACTGGGATGAAAGGCTAGGCGAGGATGAGAGCACGCTTTTTATAAATGGTGACTTTGTCATAGACCTTTGGGAGCGCGAGCCTAGATATGATCTAAAGTGGCTTAAAAAGCGCTACAACGCTGGCAAGGCGGATAAATTTTTACTATTTTGGGGTCATCAAAAGAGTGCGAATTTAAGCGCAAGCTGTCTAAGTCAGTGGTACGCATCAAGCTTTTGGCAAGATGAAACTAAATACATTTGCGCTGAGCAATATATGATGGCGAAAAAGGCTGAGTGTTTTGGTGACAAAGAGGCTTTGAAACAAATTTTATCCGCCAAAGATCCAGCGCAGATGAAGGCGCTTGGCAGGCAGGTGCGAGGCTTTGATGCTAAGGTCTGGGACGAGGTCAAATTTTGCGTCGTGCTAAATGCAAGCTATCTAAAATTTAGTCAAAATGCCCCTTTGCGTGACTTTTTGCTACAAACTGGGAGCAAAATTTTAGTCGAGGCAAGCCCAGTTGATAAAATTTGGGGCATAGGTTTGGGCGCAAGCGATGAAAATGCACAAAATCCTATGAAGTGGCACGGGCAAAATTTGCTTGGCTTTGCGCTGATGAGGGCGAGGGACGAGATAGCAAAGGTCTATAAAAATGTCCATTTATGTGACGCGAGAGAGCTAAATTTGGATCATCTATAA
- the ligA gene encoding NAD-dependent DNA ligase LigA gives MTKQEYEKAVDTLNAWAKAYYDEDEPLASDEEYDALYHAVLEYERANPSEISLFSPTKRVGGGVKEGFSKASHIKRMWSMEDIFSLGELEAWLKRGDKENLTFVAEPKFDGASLNLLYENGVLVRAITRGDGVTGEDVTQNARTINSVLKSIDYKGLIEIRGEVVIRKDDFDLLNAERAKEGEAPLSNPRNAAAGSLRQLDSAVTAKRKLLFIPWGVGEQSLGLKDHSEVMEFVRDLGFERDDFFKILKKDELETAYNELLASREAKSVMMDGMVIRVNDLARCEELGYTVKFPKFMVAFKFPAIEKVTRLRDVALQVGRSGVVTPVGVLDEVNIDGANVKSATLHNFDEIERLGVMKNDYIGIIRSGDVIPKITKVFKDRRDGSEQAIDRPKFCPVCGSHLLDEGAFLKCQNLSCRARVVGSIIHYASKKCLNIDGLGDAIVNLLFDKGLISCIKDIYALKFDDLVALEGFKEKKVSNLLNAIEASKGTELARFITGLGCEHIGEVAAKKLASSFGLGWLDASFEELTSLEGFGVEMANSLIDFAEVNRAEILALSQIVQPSVTQVQSISNALSGKTVVITGTLSRPRDEIKAELESFGAKVSSSVSKKTDFVLAGDEAGSKLDKANELGVRVIDESEYERLKLEV, from the coding sequence ATGACAAAACAAGAGTATGAAAAAGCGGTAGATACGCTAAATGCGTGGGCAAAGGCCTACTACGACGAGGACGAGCCACTTGCAAGTGACGAGGAGTATGACGCACTATATCACGCGGTGCTTGAATATGAGAGGGCAAATCCTAGTGAAATTTCGCTATTTTCGCCGACTAAGCGAGTGGGCGGAGGCGTAAAAGAGGGCTTTAGCAAGGCAAGCCACATAAAGCGTATGTGGAGCATGGAGGATATCTTTAGCCTTGGTGAACTTGAAGCGTGGCTAAAGCGTGGCGATAAAGAGAATTTGACCTTTGTTGCTGAGCCAAAATTTGACGGAGCGAGCCTAAATTTACTCTATGAAAATGGCGTTTTAGTTAGGGCGATCACAAGAGGCGACGGCGTTACAGGCGAGGACGTGACGCAAAATGCAAGGACGATAAATTCTGTTTTAAAGAGCATTGATTACAAAGGATTAATCGAAATCAGAGGCGAAGTCGTCATAAGAAAAGATGACTTTGATCTTCTAAACGCAGAGCGCGCAAAAGAGGGCGAGGCGCCACTTTCAAACCCTAGAAATGCAGCTGCAGGCAGTCTAAGACAGCTTGATAGCGCGGTTACTGCAAAAAGAAAGCTACTTTTCATACCTTGGGGCGTGGGCGAGCAGAGCCTTGGGCTAAAAGATCACAGCGAGGTGATGGAATTTGTGCGAGATCTTGGCTTTGAGAGGGATGATTTTTTCAAAATTTTAAAAAAAGATGAGCTTGAGACTGCGTATAACGAGCTACTAGCCAGCCGCGAGGCAAAGAGCGTGATGATGGATGGCATGGTGATACGCGTAAATGACCTTGCGCGCTGTGAAGAGCTAGGCTACACAGTCAAATTTCCAAAATTTATGGTGGCGTTTAAATTTCCAGCCATTGAAAAGGTGACTAGGCTAAGAGACGTAGCGCTTCAAGTTGGCAGAAGCGGCGTAGTAACGCCTGTTGGCGTGCTTGATGAGGTAAATATAGACGGAGCTAATGTAAAATCCGCCACTCTTCATAACTTTGACGAGATAGAGCGCCTTGGCGTCATGAAAAACGACTACATCGGCATCATCCGCTCAGGAGATGTCATACCAAAGATCACAAAGGTTTTTAAAGATAGGCGAGATGGCAGCGAGCAAGCGATTGATAGGCCTAAATTTTGCCCAGTTTGTGGCTCGCACTTGCTTGATGAGGGAGCGTTTTTGAAGTGTCAAAATTTAAGCTGCAGGGCAAGAGTGGTGGGCTCTATCATCCACTATGCGTCGAAAAAATGCCTAAACATCGACGGTCTTGGCGACGCGATAGTAAATTTGCTATTTGACAAGGGACTGATCTCTTGCATAAAAGACATTTACGCCCTTAAATTTGATGATCTCGTAGCGCTTGAGGGATTTAAAGAAAAAAAAGTAAGCAACCTTTTAAATGCGATCGAAGCCAGTAAAGGTACGGAGCTAGCGCGCTTTATCACGGGGCTTGGCTGCGAGCATATCGGCGAAGTGGCGGCTAAAAAGCTTGCAAGTAGTTTTGGGCTGGGCTGGCTTGATGCTAGTTTTGAAGAGCTAACCTCGCTTGAGGGCTTTGGTGTGGAGATGGCAAATAGTCTAATTGATTTTGCTGAGGTAAATAGAGCAGAAATTTTAGCTCTTAGCCAGATCGTGCAGCCAAGCGTGACGCAGGTGCAGAGCATCTCAAATGCGCTAAGTGGCAAAACGGTCGTCATAACTGGCACGCTAAGTCGCCCAAGAGATGAGATAAAGGCGGAGCTTGAGAGTTTTGGCGCAAAGGTTTCAAGCTCAGTTTCTAAAAAAACGGACTTTGTCTTGGCTGGCGATGAGGCTGGTAGTAAGCTTGATAAAGCAAATGAGCTAGGCGTGCGAGTGATCGATGAGAGCGAATATGAGAGGCTAAAACTTGAGGTTTGA